The Daucus carota subsp. sativus chromosome 9, DH1 v3.0, whole genome shotgun sequence genome window below encodes:
- the LOC108201198 gene encoding dof zinc finger protein DOF4.3 yields the protein MANPNSEMEQNLRCPRCDSEETKFAYFNNNKTSQPRYRCKSCKKLWTHGGQVRDISSNGEERRVNRSRDSSPAIVSSAPPPPPLSSSMTSAGGIINETGRLNLTRPPPNHNQPPLKFVRMDIQNLSIKPLEPPHDVGQNNIVQQNQQVLIENYSQGFHAQQTPRNPLDIAWGNQSFLNTTHSSNYIEPNINTFGNNPIGGSTGGPSGSWGWSSAPVHLYIEPTNAHTFGENNNGMGGPNSNPSGLSSSAWSSSPPSYYIEPNNAWNNNNPTDGSARDPSGSSSGAWSSRAWSSN from the coding sequence ATGGCCAATCCCAATTCAGAGATGGAGCAAAACCTCAGGTGTCCTAGATGTGATTCAGAGGAAACTAAGTTTGCCTACTTTAACAATAACAAGACCTCTCAGCCGCGTTACCGTTGTAAAAGCTGCAAAAAGTTGTGGACCCATGGTGGGCAAGTCAGAGACATCTCATCAAATGGAGAAGAGAGGAGGGTGAACCGTTCTAGGGATTCTTCTCCAGCAATTGTTTCATCAGCCCCACCACCGCCACCACTCTCGTCGAGCATGACATCTGCTGGTGGAATAATCAATGAAACTGGAAGGTTGAACCTGACCCGCCCTCCACCAAATCACAATCAGCCTCCGCTTAAATTTGTCCGTATGGACATTCAGAACTTATCAATTAAACCTCTTGAGCCTCCACATGATGTGGGCCAAAACAATATAGTTCAGCAGAACCAACAGGTTTTGATagagaactatagtcaaggcttCCACGCTCAACAAACACCCAGAAATCCCTTAGATATTGCTTGGGGTAATCAGTCGTTCCTTAATACCACCCATTCCTCTAACTACATAGAGCCCAATATCAATACTTTTGGGAACAACCCAATTGGTGGTTCTACTGGTGGTCCATCTGGCTCCTGGGGTTGGTCCTCTGCCCCTGTTCACCTTTACATAGAGCCAACAAATGCCCACACTTTTGGGGAGAATAACAACGGAATGGGGGGTCCTAATAGTAATCCATCTGGCTTGTCCTCTAGTGCTTGGTCGTCTTCCCCTCCCAGCTATTATATTGAGCCCAACAATGCCTGGAACAACAACAACCCAACGGACGGTTCTGCTCGTGATCCATCTGGCTCGTCCTCAGGTGCTTGGTCCTCTAGAGCTTGGTCTTCTAATTAA